One Bacillota bacterium DNA segment encodes these proteins:
- the ligD gene encoding non-homologous end-joining DNA ligase — MPQVLVDGRTIELKNLEKQYWPEGFTKGDLLRYYEEVSAFILPYLKDRPLVMHRFPDGIGGEGFYQKECPDYAPEWVQTTAVEHTDAGKVVNYVIADNRSTLLWLVSQGCIEVHAWLATRRDIARPDVAVLDLDPMPGVPFEAVVESAFLLREALAHFGLSGYPKTSGAEGLHIFIPIEPEYSHQETARAMGVVARFVADVYPQSTTERVVGKRGPRVYLDFLQNGFGKTMAFPYSVRPLPGAPVSTPLGWAELERRDLKPSDYNILTLPSRLRARGDVWKAFYGPRQTLGPLLQTQG; from the coding sequence ATGCCGCAAGTACTGGTTGACGGAAGGACGATTGAACTTAAAAACCTGGAAAAGCAGTATTGGCCGGAGGGATTCACCAAAGGGGACCTGCTGCGGTACTACGAAGAGGTGTCGGCTTTCATCCTCCCGTACCTGAAAGACCGCCCTCTCGTGATGCACCGTTTTCCTGACGGGATCGGGGGAGAAGGTTTTTATCAGAAGGAATGCCCGGATTACGCTCCGGAATGGGTTCAAACGACGGCCGTAGAACACACCGACGCCGGAAAGGTTGTGAACTATGTCATCGCCGACAACAGGTCGACGCTTCTCTGGCTGGTTTCGCAGGGGTGCATCGAGGTCCACGCCTGGCTGGCCACCCGCCGGGATATCGCCCGCCCGGATGTCGCGGTCCTTGACCTTGACCCGATGCCGGGAGTGCCCTTCGAGGCGGTGGTGGAATCGGCGTTTTTACTGCGCGAGGCGCTGGCCCATTTCGGCCTGTCGGGTTATCCCAAAACCTCCGGAGCTGAGGGACTGCACATCTTCATCCCCATCGAACCCGAATACTCGCACCAGGAAACGGCACGGGCGATGGGCGTGGTGGCGAGATTTGTGGCGGACGTCTATCCACAGTCGACCACGGAGCGGGTGGTCGGAAAACGCGGTCCCCGTGTGTATCTCGATTTCCTGCAAAACGGCTTCGGCAAAACGATGGCTTTCCCTTACAGCGTGCGCCCTCTTCCCGGGGCCCCGGTCTCTACCCCCCTGGGCTGGGCGGAACTGGAACGCCGGGATTTGAAGCCCTCCGATTACAACATCCTGACACTGCCGTCCCGCCTCCGGGCCCGCGGTGATGTTTGGAAGGCCTTTTACGGCCCGCGCCAAACCCTTGGGCCGTTGCTTCAAACCCAAGGGTGA
- the secD gene encoding protein translocase subunit SecD, translating to MRWDNIAKVFLILAVVIVAAWFAVKPPVKGVSWLPVTKLVRLGLDLKGGVHVVLQAVDTPEAKATPQAVKEAIAILENRINQFGVTEPVIQQQGTQRVIIELAGVKNPDNVVETLIKPAYLEFKTEGGEVIVTGRDLKEAREAMDPSSNQPEVNLTFNAVGAKKFGDATKANVGRKIAIILDGKQIQNPTVEEPILNGRARISPYESLDEAHKVAVLLQSGALPVKFNVLEKRVVGPTLGADSLNKSIAAGFVGLAAIFFFMLLYYRLPGMVANVSLAVYALLVIFIFTALKVTMTLPGIAGYVLGLAVAVDANIIIFERLKEELRAGKTLRTGIDDGFKRAFVAIFDANLTTVLAAIVLLYFGTGPIRGFAVTLIIGIAVSMFTAITMTRWLLHLVAATGIRNPKLYGA from the coding sequence GTGCGCTGGGATAATATTGCGAAGGTTTTCTTAATATTAGCGGTCGTTATAGTGGCGGCATGGTTTGCCGTAAAACCGCCCGTTAAGGGCGTATCCTGGCTTCCGGTGACCAAACTGGTGCGGCTGGGTCTTGACCTGAAAGGCGGCGTCCACGTGGTGCTCCAGGCGGTTGATACCCCGGAAGCAAAGGCCACGCCCCAGGCGGTAAAAGAAGCCATCGCCATCCTTGAAAACCGCATAAACCAGTTCGGGGTGACGGAACCGGTCATACAGCAGCAGGGTACGCAGCGGGTGATAATAGAGCTCGCCGGCGTGAAAAATCCCGATAACGTTGTTGAAACGCTTATTAAGCCGGCCTACCTTGAATTTAAGACCGAAGGCGGCGAAGTCATCGTCACCGGACGCGACCTGAAGGAGGCGCGCGAGGCGATGGATCCAAGCTCGAACCAGCCGGAGGTAAACCTGACGTTTAATGCGGTGGGGGCTAAAAAGTTCGGGGACGCGACCAAGGCTAACGTAGGCCGGAAGATCGCCATTATCCTGGACGGAAAACAAATTCAGAACCCGACCGTGGAAGAACCCATCCTCAACGGACGGGCCAGGATCTCCCCCTACGAATCTCTCGACGAGGCGCACAAGGTGGCGGTGCTTCTGCAATCGGGCGCCCTGCCGGTTAAATTCAACGTCCTGGAGAAAAGGGTGGTCGGACCGACCCTCGGCGCCGACTCGTTGAACAAATCGATTGCGGCAGGCTTCGTGGGACTGGCGGCTATTTTTTTCTTCATGCTGTTATACTACCGGCTTCCGGGTATGGTCGCCAATGTCAGTCTTGCGGTTTACGCCCTGCTGGTAATTTTTATTTTCACAGCCCTGAAGGTGACCATGACCCTTCCCGGAATAGCCGGGTATGTACTCGGGCTTGCGGTCGCGGTCGATGCAAATATCATCATATTTGAGCGTCTCAAGGAAGAGCTTCGAGCCGGAAAGACGCTCCGCACCGGGATCGACGACGGTTTTAAGCGCGCTTTTGTGGCCATCTTTGACGCCAACCTCACGACGGTGCTTGCCGCTATAGTTCTTCTGTACTTCGGTACCGGACCGATCAGGGGTTTCGCGGTAACCCTGATTATCGGCATTGCGGTAAGCATGTTCACGGCAATCACCATGACGCGGTGGCTGCTTCACCTCGTGGCGGCGACCGGCATCAGAAACCCGAAGCTTTACGGGGCTTAA
- the yajC gene encoding preprotein translocase subunit YajC — MNQQTISMLWVVGLFVLLYFMLIRPQQTRQKKHAEMLNALKADDQVITAGGIYGTVVKIKDDSVVLRIADNVRIEIMKQAISQVTKRGGGGEKE, encoded by the coding sequence TTGAATCAACAAACGATATCCATGTTGTGGGTTGTAGGGCTTTTCGTCCTGCTGTATTTTATGCTCATCAGGCCTCAACAAACCCGGCAGAAGAAGCATGCGGAAATGCTCAACGCACTGAAGGCCGACGACCAGGTGATTACCGCGGGAGGAATTTACGGCACCGTGGTGAAAATCAAGGACGACTCGGTTGTTCTACGCATCGCGGATAATGTCCGTATAGAAATAATGAAACAGGCTATCTCCCAGGTTACCAAACGGGGCGGTGGCGGAGAAAAGGAGTAG
- a CDS encoding PFL family protein: MLGIHEILETIKMIQEENLDIRTITMGISLRDCADADAQAACRKIYDKITRYAGRLTAVGEEIAREYGIPIVNKRIAVTPVALVAEGSAATDYVPFARTLEDAAAAVGVNFIGGFTALVHKGFTGGDRTLVKSIPAALRETERVCASVNVATTKAGINMDAVAMMGRIIKETAAQTADRNGIGCAKLVVFANAPEDNPFMAGAFHGVGEPECVINVGVSGPGVVKRAVERLPEDADIGILAEKIKKMAFKITRMGELVGREAARRLGVPFGIVDLSLAPTPAIGDSVAEILEAMGIDRCGGPGTTAALALLNDAVKKGGAMASAYVGGLSGAFIPVSEDAGMVRAVEAGALTIEKLEAMTAVCSVGLDMIVVPGDTPAETLAAIIADEAAIGVVNNKTTAVRIIPAPGKSPGDRVEFGGLLGGAPVMSVSRFSPAGFVRRGGRIPAPIQSLGN; the protein is encoded by the coding sequence GTGCTCGGTATTCATGAGATTCTAGAAACCATAAAAATGATCCAGGAAGAAAACCTGGACATCCGCACGATCACAATGGGTATAAGTTTGCGGGATTGCGCCGACGCCGATGCGCAGGCCGCCTGCCGAAAGATTTACGACAAAATCACCCGGTATGCGGGCCGGTTGACGGCGGTGGGGGAAGAGATCGCCCGCGAGTACGGCATACCCATTGTAAACAAGCGTATAGCGGTAACGCCGGTCGCGCTGGTGGCGGAAGGTTCCGCCGCCACGGATTACGTTCCCTTCGCCCGGACGCTGGAAGACGCCGCGGCCGCGGTCGGTGTCAATTTCATCGGCGGTTTCACCGCTCTGGTGCACAAGGGCTTCACTGGCGGCGACCGCACGCTGGTCAAATCGATTCCCGCCGCCCTCCGGGAGACCGAAAGGGTCTGCGCCTCGGTCAACGTCGCCACCACTAAGGCCGGGATTAACATGGACGCGGTCGCGATGATGGGAAGAATCATAAAGGAAACCGCCGCGCAAACCGCAGACCGGAACGGCATCGGCTGCGCCAAACTCGTTGTCTTCGCCAACGCGCCCGAGGACAACCCCTTCATGGCCGGGGCCTTCCACGGCGTCGGCGAACCGGAATGCGTCATCAACGTCGGGGTAAGCGGCCCCGGCGTCGTAAAGCGCGCGGTGGAAAGACTCCCGGAAGATGCGGATATTGGGATTTTGGCGGAAAAGATAAAGAAGATGGCGTTCAAGATAACCCGGATGGGCGAGCTTGTCGGTAGGGAGGCTGCCCGGCGGCTCGGTGTGCCCTTCGGTATTGTAGACCTGTCGCTGGCGCCTACACCGGCGATAGGCGACAGCGTCGCTGAAATCCTCGAAGCGATGGGGATTGACCGTTGCGGCGGCCCTGGAACCACGGCAGCCCTGGCGCTTTTGAACGACGCGGTGAAAAAGGGCGGGGCTATGGCATCGGCATACGTCGGCGGCCTGTCCGGGGCGTTTATACCGGTCAGCGAGGACGCCGGCATGGTCCGCGCCGTGGAAGCAGGAGCGCTCACCATCGAAAAGCTCGAGGCGATGACCGCGGTCTGCTCGGTGGGTCTGGATATGATCGTGGTGCCGGGCGACACGCCGGCGGAAACCCTGGCCGCAATCATCGCCGACGAAGCGGCGATCGGTGTGGTAAACAACAAAACGACCGCCGTGCGGATCATCCCGGCGCCGGGCAAGAGCCCGGGCGACAGGGTCGAATTCGGCGGTCTTCTCGGCGGGGCGCCGGTCATGTCGGTAAGCCGCTTCTCACCCGCCGGCTTTGTACGCCGCGGGGGACGGATCCCGGCGCCGATCCAGAGCCTTGGGAACTAA
- the tgt gene encoding tRNA guanosine(34) transglycosylase Tgt, with the protein MGISFQVLGKEGAARLGKLTTAHGVVDTPVFMPVGTQGTVKAMAPEELQALGAGMVLGNTYHLYLRPGCDVIREAGGLHRFMHWDGPILTDSGGYQVFSLGPLRRISPEGVVFRSHIDGSEHLFTPEKVAAIQQDLGSDIAMVLDECPPYPCSREKLREAVERTTSWARRSRHAGNIEEQAVFGIVQGGVYRDLREESARQLVTLDFPGYAIGGLSVGEPKELMLEALDWTVPLLPENKPRYLMGVGAPVDIVEAVARGVDMFDCVLPTRLGRHAGALTYTGRLNIRQARYARDFSPLLEGCGCYACRNFTRAYVRHLVRAGEILGVRLLVIHNLYFTLKLAADIRAAIAAGKFAALRESWRETNQTG; encoded by the coding sequence ATGGGGATTAGTTTTCAGGTACTCGGAAAAGAGGGCGCCGCCCGCCTTGGGAAACTAACAACAGCGCACGGGGTGGTTGATACCCCGGTTTTTATGCCGGTCGGGACCCAGGGAACGGTTAAGGCCATGGCTCCGGAGGAACTTCAGGCGCTCGGCGCCGGGATGGTCCTGGGGAATACCTATCACCTCTATCTGAGGCCCGGTTGCGACGTTATCCGGGAAGCCGGAGGTCTGCACCGTTTTATGCACTGGGACGGGCCCATACTCACGGATAGCGGCGGATACCAGGTCTTCAGCCTCGGCCCCTTGCGGCGCATATCTCCGGAAGGCGTTGTCTTCCGTTCGCATATCGACGGATCGGAACATCTTTTCACGCCGGAAAAGGTGGCGGCAATTCAGCAAGACCTTGGATCCGACATTGCCATGGTGCTTGACGAATGCCCTCCCTACCCCTGTTCGCGTGAAAAGCTCCGAGAAGCGGTAGAGCGCACGACTTCCTGGGCGCGGCGTTCCCGGCATGCAGGGAATATTGAGGAACAGGCCGTCTTCGGCATCGTTCAGGGAGGCGTTTACCGGGACCTGCGGGAGGAAAGCGCGCGGCAACTCGTAACGCTTGACTTTCCGGGATACGCCATCGGAGGGCTGAGCGTCGGCGAGCCCAAGGAACTGATGCTGGAAGCCCTGGATTGGACCGTGCCGCTTTTACCGGAAAACAAGCCGCGTTATCTGATGGGGGTGGGCGCACCCGTGGATATCGTGGAGGCTGTCGCACGCGGGGTGGATATGTTTGATTGCGTTTTGCCGACGCGGCTGGGCAGACACGCCGGAGCGCTCACCTATACGGGCAGGCTTAACATCCGCCAGGCGCGATACGCCCGCGACTTCAGTCCCCTGCTGGAAGGTTGCGGTTGCTACGCGTGCCGCAACTTTACCCGGGCTTACGTGCGCCACCTCGTACGGGCCGGTGAGATCCTCGGCGTGCGCCTTCTGGTCATACATAACCTGTATTTTACGCTCAAGCTGGCTGCCGACATACGCGCGGCGATCGCTGCCGGAAAATTTGCCGCGCTGCGGGAATCATGGCGTGAAACAAACCAAACCGGGTAA
- a CDS encoding HD domain-containing protein, with protein sequence MITLQEVKKDPTVETFIRKGNQFLGEMGYTEHSFRHVNLVATIARNILERLNFPEREVELAAVAGYMHDIGNVVSRNDHGISGAVIAYRILSIMGMPPEEVAIVISAIANHEEQYGQPVNNVAAALILADKSDVHRSRVRNPDLSTFDIHDRVNYAAEHSFLWVNEERRAITLELTIDIEICPVMEYFEIFLSRMTLCRRAAKFLNATFELMINGAKLL encoded by the coding sequence TTGATTACGCTCCAGGAGGTCAAGAAGGACCCGACGGTTGAAACTTTTATCCGAAAGGGCAACCAGTTTCTGGGCGAAATGGGTTACACGGAGCACAGCTTTCGTCACGTTAACCTGGTGGCTACAATTGCCCGAAACATCCTCGAGCGGTTGAATTTCCCGGAACGTGAAGTGGAACTCGCCGCGGTGGCGGGGTACATGCACGACATAGGCAACGTGGTCAGCAGAAACGACCACGGTATATCCGGGGCGGTCATAGCCTACCGGATTCTGAGCATCATGGGGATGCCGCCGGAGGAGGTTGCGATAGTCATTTCGGCTATCGCCAACCACGAGGAACAGTATGGTCAACCGGTGAATAACGTTGCCGCGGCTCTTATCCTGGCCGACAAATCGGATGTGCACCGGTCCCGCGTTAGAAACCCCGACCTTTCTACCTTTGATATTCACGACCGCGTTAATTACGCGGCGGAGCATTCTTTTCTCTGGGTGAACGAAGAACGCCGGGCAATTACGCTTGAGTTAACGATCGATATCGAAATCTGCCCCGTAATGGAATACTTTGAGATCTTCCTTTCACGGATGACGCTTTGCCGCCGGGCGGCCAAATTTCTAAATGCCACCTTTGAGTTGATGATTAACGGCGCAAAGCTTTTATAA
- the secF gene encoding protein translocase subunit SecF produces MRFHFIRLRRYFYVLSLLVIIPGVVSLFTQGLNKGIDFTNGSLLDLRFNRAVETQAVRRVMADFDLEKSVIQKSGAKDFLIRTRPLSENESARLVDALGKQLGGVTVLRNETVGPIISQELTTKAILAMLIASLLMLIYITIRFELKQGIAAVAALLHDGLVVLGVFSLFRIEIDSAFVAAVLTILGYSINDTIIIFDRIRENIRLKKVSGPLEDVINVSLWQTMARSINTILAVLFVLVSLYFLGGSTIKNFTLALIVGVTSGAYSSVCNASPLWYDLKRFGGKSKPTGSKAPARTPAQTDSPAETDAAKTPAAAPTGPKAPARPPGAKGTARPPARRKRGSRAQRRRSK; encoded by the coding sequence TTGCGGTTCCACTTCATCCGCCTCAGGCGATACTTTTACGTACTCTCGCTGTTAGTTATCATCCCGGGTGTGGTATCCCTCTTCACCCAGGGTTTAAACAAAGGTATAGACTTTACCAACGGCAGCCTCCTAGATCTCAGGTTCAACCGCGCCGTGGAAACCCAGGCGGTGCGCCGGGTGATGGCCGATTTCGACCTGGAAAAGAGCGTCATCCAGAAAAGCGGCGCAAAGGATTTTCTTATCCGCACCAGACCGCTCAGCGAAAACGAAAGCGCCAGGCTGGTTGATGCTCTCGGAAAACAGCTAGGCGGGGTCACGGTACTGCGTAACGAAACGGTCGGGCCGATAATAAGCCAGGAACTCACCACGAAGGCCATCCTGGCGATGCTGATAGCCTCGCTGCTGATGCTGATATACATCACCATCAGGTTTGAACTCAAACAGGGCATAGCCGCGGTGGCCGCGCTGCTGCACGACGGCCTGGTGGTGCTCGGGGTGTTTTCCCTGTTCCGGATCGAGATCGACAGCGCCTTTGTGGCGGCGGTTCTAACCATCTTAGGTTATTCGATTAACGATACCATTATCATTTTCGACCGCATCAGAGAAAATATCCGTTTGAAAAAGGTCAGCGGCCCGCTCGAGGATGTCATCAATGTCAGCCTGTGGCAGACGATGGCCCGTTCCATCAATACCATTTTGGCGGTTCTCTTCGTGCTGGTATCGCTATATTTCCTGGGCGGCAGCACCATCAAGAACTTTACCCTCGCCCTGATTGTCGGGGTGACGAGCGGCGCATACAGTTCCGTCTGCAACGCCAGCCCGCTCTGGTACGACCTTAAACGGTTCGGCGGTAAATCTAAGCCCACCGGATCCAAAGCCCCCGCCAGAACACCGGCCCAAACGGATTCGCCGGCTGAAACCGACGCAGCCAAGACTCCTGCGGCGGCGCCGACCGGACCAAAGGCGCCGGCCAGGCCTCCAGGCGCAAAAGGAACGGCCAGACCCCCGGCCCGCCGAAAAAGGGGATCCCGGGCGCAGCGGCGGCGCTCTAAATAG
- a CDS encoding ACT domain-containing protein — protein MERSQRIIVTVLGHDRVGIIAGVAGVLAGNNVNILNISQTILQEFLVMIMIADIGGSTVDLGTLKTRLAEKGRKLGVQIDAQHEDAFVFMHRV, from the coding sequence GTGGAACGCTCGCAACGAATCATCGTCACCGTTCTGGGGCATGACCGGGTTGGAATCATCGCCGGCGTGGCAGGAGTTCTGGCCGGGAACAACGTGAACATCCTGAACATCAGTCAGACGATCCTGCAGGAGTTTCTTGTTATGATTATGATCGCCGACATCGGCGGAAGCACGGTGGATCTCGGCACCTTAAAAACACGCCTTGCCGAAAAAGGCCGGAAATTAGGCGTCCAGATCGACGCCCAGCACGAAGACGCGTTTGTTTTTATGCACAGGGTATAG